In the genome of Vicia villosa cultivar HV-30 ecotype Madison, WI unplaced genomic scaffold, Vvil1.0 ctg.000621F_1_1, whole genome shotgun sequence, the window ggatggtaaacctgtcgttactgttcatggataagcgcgcgtgcagttgaagggacgccgaccataggtaactgtgctagtcacctcatttgtctttattatctctcctcatgtcacgtaacattaaatgctatccatcatttgtttcattttattttctcttaaatactcttcaaacgcttctccttctctcttatattttctctattacactctgtctctgttttctttctctacctctttgcattcatatcaaaccctagctgttcattatctgctaatccatcatgaactcttcatcaagcccaggaaaccatgaaaatgatcaaaacaaaaaaagaaaagctgttgaaacatcttcttccaaacccaaaaagataaagatcacctatgaccctctcaaggtgaatccattcgaagcaaagttgtctggaaactattctagacgtgtgtttcaaccccctggtgaaagccctccatcatctccatcttcttccgcatctttttaccttcaagactcaacttcctcttcatctaacctttcctctccctcaacccattccaaagcaATCTCTCCATCTTCACCTGCTagaatgttgtttctgatagagattgtggaaaatctgcatcagaatcaagtctccctgacccctcgcctggaagcccaagaagcagtcaatgatgcgtttcactccttcatggcaaggaaaactgcaaattatgacagggttcaagacatgatGGCGCAGATtgtgtcttagctagggtcttagtctttggtcttagtagttttctttccttgttgcatctgcttgttaaacatcttctcttgtaatatcttttgattatcaatgaaaagtttctttgttttacattccagtgattttatttgtcgttttattcatctgaattttttttaaatattctttttgatgttatgacaaaaagggggagaagataaatgataaatgatttgattaatctatcagttgctgggtaaagctcccacacatttactaacaagaactgcaagttctatatggtttaagtgttttgcaggtataaagaagtaaagagaatcttcaaagcaaacacaagaagcaaaaccataagaagtgttattctgtaaaaagaataagctcatggaaactgaagcaagctgagtgctgtcaagcttcagaatcagaagcactgataatagaatttgatccatatttgtctatttgttctgacaaaattctatttgctctgatacattattttagcttatatggctctgatacatatcatgtgttctaatatacattttatgttctgactcgttcatgctgacttttgtcgtttagttttgttctgtaacatttcaggatgtagagatgctctgatgatgctctggtacattcaacaatgttctgatacaaatctagcatgaagtgatgttggtagaaattcaaagctctgaagctatccgagggaagcagaaatcagaagctgtgaatgttctaaagatccagaaaactcaagttctgaagctgtcctaaatggaagcagaaatcagaagctgtgaatgttctgaagatcaaagaaattcaagttttgaagctgtcctagatggaagcaggaatcagaagttgtgaatgttctgatgatcaaagaaattcaagttctgaagctgtcctaaacggaagcaggaatcagaagctgtgagtgttctagggatctaaagaaattctagttctgaagctgtccaatggaagcagaagtcagaagctatgaattctctgaagacagaagcttatgtgatcgtctctaccgaaataatcagggaagtcctttattaaagttcttcgagtatttatttcagggggagattatttatctcagggggagattgttaatctcagggggagacatattcacatgcttatgctatagctgtgtaatttgtcttttgccgtctgctctttctgatcgcaaattcatatcatttatatatgtttttgtcatcatcaaaaagggggagattgttagaacaagatttgttctgatcaattatcttagttttgatgataacaataatatgaattttgcttaagataatatggtactctaatccaatgcaatttccttttcaggaaatatataaagagtatgcataattcagcgctcagaagctttgtctctcaagggttcagcatgcaacatcagaacatggtctggcaagacatcagaagatggtcgaagcagaatcagaacatgggtctatggaagcatcagaagaacatgagatcagaagcactgaagttctgatggtatcacgctcagaagcacttcaaggtcagaagatcagaagatgctttgcaccaagctgtttgactctgatgatattcaaacgttgtattcacaaacatcagatcagaaggaagtacaagtggcaggctacgctgactgacaaaaggaacgttagaagctattaaaggcaacgtcagtagacacagcgtgaacaaggctcgaggtagttgacaaaagcgtataacattaaatgcgatgctgtacggaacacgcaaagcattaaatgcactcaacggtcatcttctccaacgcatataaatatgaagttctgatgagaagcaaggttaacgactctgaacaaaacaactcatattaacttgctgaaactctgttctattcaaagctcagaatcttcatcttcatcaaagctcactacattgctgttgtaatatattagtgagaataagcttaaacgttaagagaaatatcacagtttgtgattatagcttttaagaagcaattgtaatactcttagaattgattacattaagttgtaagtaactagagtgatcgtgtggatcagaatactctaggaagtcttagagggtatctaagcagttgttcctggagtgatcagtgtgtgatcagaagactctggaagacttagttgctgactaagtggagaaccattgtaatccgtgcgattagtggattaaatcctcagttgaggtaaatcatctctgcgggggtggactggagtagtttagttaacaacgaaccaggataaaaataactgtgcaatttatttttatcggtcaagtttttaaagctacacttattcaaaccccccctttctaagtgtttttctatccttcagagatCTCTTGGGGAAGGAGATGCTGTGGCACCGTCGCTAGGGACGGTGTTCCTGGATGGAGGTATGACGACGGagatgttgtttttgttgagtaTCGTAGCGTCTAATGAAGAGGAGTCTTCGTTATTGCCAGCCATGAGTAATAGTTGATTAGAGCTTTGGTTCCCGGGTTCTTGCAGGAGGCAAGAATGGATCAAGAAAGTGCAAGAAGAGGAACGGGGGAGCTGGATTTTCCCACAGACGGTGCCACTGATCTTACCGGGGGGATCAGAcggccagcaacaatgaaggcttgaagttcggagcggttgagaggggaaaaagggttgtacctgcaaggcactctgatgccaaagtaagtatgtattcCACAAGATACAACAAAGTGAGGGaattttggggtaagaaaagattaccttgccctctacaATGAGAGGGCCATTTATAGGGTGTTCTCATGCGGAATTGACTCCTCCTTCTAAGGCGGGGATTTAGGTGACGCGCGAGCTGGCTGCTTACCGGGCACGAGGCTCTCTCGTGGTCGGTTATCCTAGGCGTTTGCCCGGAGCAGCGTGGGGGTGGCTGTCACGCGCGGTCTAAGGCACCTTGGGCCAAAGGCTGGATTGGCCCAATTAGAATGATTGGGTCGGTCCAGAACAATATGTTTAATGACTTCTGAATTACTATAGCATATAACTTCTAAATTACTACACAAATTTAACAAGCATAATATTATTCAATTCattaaatctaattaaattattaaactaatatattttttggtgtataatatgttttatttaataatatttgttaataaaaattataaaattaaaattataaacaattataaaaaggacaaaacttaggtacaattctttaggtgtggttcttactatttttcaataaaaatgacaaatatacttaaatatcatttagtgagtgaaaataggagaaTTTTGCATACGTGTAATAGGAAATTAtacatttgtcatattttcattagaaaatagtaaaaatcacacctaaagaattgtacatAAGTTTTGTACTTATAACAATTATAGGCATGCCCGACGGGCTTTTTCCAccatatatttgatttaatagcaATTATCAAATCTATGTATATCCCTACAACtacaacttaataaattaaattaatatttatatgacaatcaacattgaatttttttctgttaattcgtataaattaatatacatattttaactATAACTACTTAATATTTTATATCGACTTCGCGCGACCCGTGCGGTTCGCACGGGTCTCTTAGTAGTTTagtaataaaaaaagagaaaacaagtcCATTAATTTCCTTCTATTTGTATTTTCATGAAACGCTGTCGTTTGCAATTTCCCATTTCCCCCtttacactctctctctctccgcaCGAAAACCTCACTCCAAAAAATCTACACTTGGATTCATAGCTTTTCTCTTCAAGTCCGATTCAGAAAACCGGTTTTATTTATTCTCCCATACCGACCTTTGTGTGAACATTTCGGCGATTCCCTCAAGCCACTGCCGTCTCACTCTCTCAACGGTAAGAATTCATCAGAATGGTTTCTCTTTCTTTCACTTATTTTATCATCATCCATTctttaggctttgtttggattgatggaatcggatggagcggaatggaatggaataaaatgatattctgttgtttggataatttaaaaacggatggagcggagcggaaaggagtggtatggattccattccattccatcacttaccaccatattccttcccctccaatttgggcggaatgaataatttgtcttattccgttctaaaatttccaaacaatggaatggtacattcgctccgttccactccgctccatcccactccgctccattccgctccgttcatttcgtgatatccaaacatacccttaggTTTTCATCCTATTATTAAACATGATTTATTAGGGCACTTCActcttttgaatttgaaagttaaCATAGTATATGTTTGGTAACGCGTTTTCTTTAGCAAAATCACATCTGCAGTGGCATTTTGGTAGTTATTTGGGACCTTTGATGCAAAAGCTACACATAGTAGCTTCTCTAAAATCAAATCTGCGGCAAATCCAACGCTCcaccaaacatacgcatagtggtTCAAAAACTTtatgcaaaaaaataaaataaacaaatatttgaagaaaaaCAGGATTCAGATTTGAAAATGTACATTCTGAGTTAGAAAACCAAGATCCCACCCTTCCACGTTTGAATAAGGATGCATACATATACTTGAGTTACTTTTACTATTTTATTCATAATATTTACACTTGTTCTTCATTTTGTAGTTCTGTCATGATGACTTTGCTCAACAAGAAGGCTAGCCGAAGTGATCTAATCAATGACTTACCGAGTAATGTCGTTGATGCCATCCTAGCAAACTTGACACTCCGAGACCAAGTTAGAACTAGTATTTTGTCCAAAAATTGGAGGTATATGTGGACTTCAGTCTCACAAATTTGTATCGATGAATGCTTTTTTGAAAGGTTTTGGCATGTTGATGACCGTGACCGTGACCGTGTAGTTTGTAAAATCATCACGAAAGTTCTTATGCTTCACAATGGGCCGATACACAAGTTTACTCTTTTCATACCATTTGACTCCTGTTTCAAAATCACAGTGGAATACCTCAATATGTGGATTCCAATTTTGTCAAAGAAGGACATTAAATATCTTGAACTTGTGAACTGCGACGACGCAGTACCTGATGAAATGCCATATATTGTCCTCTCTTGTAAGGAACTGACTTACTTTGAGTTTGGTGGATTTAACCTATCAGTTCCACCTAATTTCTGCAGCTTTAAAAGATTGCTTGAACTTCACCTAGTTTGTGTTAGATTCGAGTCTGGTGCACTTGAGAGTCTTATGTCTGGTTGTCCTATTCTTGAAAAGCTCAGCATTGAACAATGTACTGGTTGTGATAGTCTTGTTATATCTTCCCCTTCTCTCAAAGTCTTTGAGCTAGAATTAAGGGATGATATGAAGTCAATTTCTCTCAAGAGAGCAAAGAATCTGATCGATTTTACACTCAATGCCCAACAAAACAACTTATCTGGTTCAATCAAAGGTTTGCCAAAACTTAAGTCGCTTTCGCTTTTCGGTATGGAAAAGGTTAGCAAACATTAGTAGTTGTAGTATTTTCATTATTCTTTCATTATCTTACTATTTTATTGTATATTTATAAGAGAAGTTGTGTTGTTGCTACTTCTAATCATTGTACAGATAATCTCATAGATTTGTTGTTTGTTTGCATAGATCCCATTAGCAGATATCATTCCACCCACGCTGCTAACAAGCTCATTAAGCTCTTTAGAGTATCTTAAATTGAGTGACATGAATTTGAATGAAAAAGGAGAACTGTTGTATTTTGTTAGTGTTCTCAAAAGTGCTCCTAGGTTGATTGAACTCGATATACAGGTAGGTGAACATGAATAGCTATGCTACTTAGCTTGTTTCTTATTATTGTGTATTTTGACTCTTTGATTTTTATACTACAGAACTACAACATGGTTGATACCGCACAAGTTTCAGACCTTTCAGAAGAGTTAAAATGTCGTAGTTGTTGCTGCCTTAAACTTCAGACGGTGAATATCTATATGGAAGCTAACTCTCAGCATGTAATGAGTTTGATAAAGTTTATACTTGCGAATTCTACACTGTTAAAGACTCTTACTTTAGATTGTAGTTATAATAAATTAAAGGCAGATATGTTGTTCAGAATTTCACAAGACCTGTTATTGATGGAACGAGCATCACCAAGAGCACAGGTTAAGTTTCATCCTTCTAGTTCTACCTATTCACTATTTGAGTAGTGAGGTGAAAAGATTCGTTGCACATTGGACCACtgtttaatttatttactttcaacCCATTTGGTATCATGTGGCCATTATTTGTAATGCTTTGTGATACAGTAAGCTACTTAACTTTCTATTCTGGTTGTTTATGAGGTTAGATTTTTGGATGATAAATCGTGAAACTTTTTAATTAGGGGACTAGTTATATTTTCTTGAATGGTCttttattttggttaatttatatatttttcaagTGAAAAAAGTTAATTATTGAACATGTTATGTTGTTAAATCTTGAAGGGACAGTATGCTAGTTGCTCAAAAAAGGGGGCTGAATCTCATTAAGTGAATTTTATTAtcattaactttttttaatttctttaagcCATCTTTGTTTGGAAtatggaatttatttatttatttatttattttaataattggagAAGATTGAACTCGTCATATGGATGGGGATAACAATTGTGAGGAATGCTGGACTCGAGGATATGTGACAAAACAGTGGTTTATAAATTATTGCCTTGTTCATACTGCTTGAAGTTATGAAGAAAAAGTTTTTCTTGATACAACAACACCTTTCTTCTATAATTTTCTTCAAGAAGTGAAAGAGATCACTTTGAGAAAAAAAATTCTGTCAGTTTTGTGTGGTTTGGGATGTATTTATTCTGGCTAAAAGAGATAAGAGGGGGAATATTTTGGTTTTTTGAGTAATAAGGGTGTTAGAGACGTAGAGGATCTTTTTGCTACTTGAATATCTTCAAGTTCGGACATTCAGCTGAGGAAATCAAATATGGTGGGTCTTTGAAGCTTGTCCCCCCCTATCTTAAGGGTTTCAAGGCGAAGTCAGCTGTGGAGAGTGATCGGTTACCTAAAATTTCTTCTgcaaattttttgtttcattataccCTTTTTTATCTTTAGCCTTGTTGAGGTCGTCTAAGAAGGGTTGGTGGATGAATTGGTTCTCAGAGATCTCTTTATAGTTGTTGGAGTTTGGTTCTAGGGGTAAGAGAATTTGACTCATAATATTTGGCTGGGTTTTTGAAAAACGATCGCGGTCGCATGAAAGTATAAAATGAATGTTGATCAACAAGTAAAGTACAAGTAAAAATGTCAAGATAAATGACTGAAAGATAAAAGATGCATTGAAATAATGGTGGTGATTCACGTACATCAAGCACTTAGCAACTCTTTCTTTCCTACAGtagaaaattgggcagagtattAGTGAGTAATTTGAGTATATCAGCGAACCACCCTAATTTTACACAAAAACGACTTATTTATAGTAATACATAAGATAACTGCCTAAATTGATCTACGACTGATAGTGAAGCTAAATGGCAACTGCTCCATGAGATTTTTCCATGTCTTTGGCGCCTGCAAGGCATGATTTCTTGGAATAACTACCcttagattttgaatttgaaacttcCCGCCATTGTTTCTTCAAAGTTCAACCGCTCTTGGTTTCGACGCTGGCGCTTGTTAAGAATGTAAATGTAGATATTTTCTACTAAGTAAAATAGAAGCCTCTGTCGCCAACAAAAACCCTTTCGACTATTTCATATGATCCCCACTTCAGCCGGTTCGACCTGCGTGTGTCTTCAACATACCTTTCGTACATTTTCCATGTGAACCCTAATTTCTTGAAAACGCCTCTATTCGTAAGCCTTCTCCCTTAACTTCTAAGGTCACCAACTGGGTATACTTTTTATTTTCTGTTCGTAAAAATCTTAGGGTAACATCTTCATAATTCcacatctctcaaaataatcatttttgttGAAATGAGATGAGTGACAAAATTGCTTATTTGATTAagatatacaactttcatgttgggagatttttgagtgtgtaggtgaaatttgaagtttccaaaatgaggtcaaaattacttaaaaaacctaattttgacttttgttgacttttttattcttgatgaattttcttgatttctcttggtcaaatgttttaaataatcatatgttgatgatttgaatcctcaaaagttcatggttgaccatttttctTACAAGTCAAAGATTGACCCACACATTTGACTTTTCtagatgaactgcagttttgtggattccacatgaatcaagctctcctcttcaaattaATTATGTAACTGGATTATAATGTTTATTTGGATGcctttgaatcatagtttgagtcttggagctatgtcctaattaaaagtcaaacctctagtggaattaggtcaaaacccaaATTTGGGGCATCAGGTgagtttgaaagttgttgattttGAATTGGGCCATCCTTGGGCTTTGATATTGATGGGAGAACCCTTTGAACATAGGAGAATGTTTGAAtttccttgtgggcctcaaaaccctaatttgtctaGTCTTctcttgatcagtctcctgtcttaggacacaagtaacaaacaataattttttcgtatattttggttagtaaatgatatatgcatgatgatgatcctaatatttggaaatatggtgggatctcattggtcaaaaattggggtacaacaggtttcttttttttgtatttaaatgCCTTTAGGTTTTGCCGTCAAGGTTATCTTTTCATATAATAAAATTCAGTATTTTATTCTTTTAGTGGACTCTAGAGCTTATCTAACAGGTTTTGCACTTGCAATCATGTGTTTTCATTCTAGGTTTAACACTTGTTAATTCCTAGTGTTTCTATTTGGGTCAGGTGGCATCAGAACATGTTATCTCATATTTCTTTGTGTAGCTTAATCAGCCACAGGCGATCAACTAATGACTAGAGAAGACCTTAAGGGTATTACTATGGCTTTTACTACAACCCTAACTACTTTGACCAAACAAATGACGATTTTAACAACTCAGAtgaacaacaccaacaacaacggGAACCAGTAAATAGACAGGAGAAGGGAACCCATTAGGGTTCTGCGGGGTGGAAACAATTGTATTATTATTGTTGAAAATTCgagttttgaagaagaagaacactaTGAGGAAGAGGTTGATCATGGGAATCAATATAATAACCATTACTGGGTGAAAATATGTACAATGATAAGTCTAGAAGTGGGTTAAATAAACCCTTTCCTAATTAAACATTTACAAATTCAATTTTAGGTCCCATGTATGAAATCAAAGATTTTAAGAGGTACAGAAGCAAAACACAAATCAAGAGAGCTTGGAAGCATCTTAATAAATCAATTCATATGAAATGGTACATGATGTCCTATATGCGTTTGATTTCTTGGAATGTAAGTCAATCACAAGGCTACTCAAGTAGCTTTTCAACAAAGCTATTTTAACACACATAGCTCATAGATTCTAACAAGACACAATTAAAGTCATGATACTTCAATAAGATTGATACACCACATACCTAAGCGTACACATTAAATCGCTATAAGCAAAGTCGAACTTATGTGGTATACAATCAATGAAAGAAATGTATCAATGCAATAACATGGTAATGGGTACTAGAAAAGTAAAGGAGGTAAGGGAAAAACAAAAGATACACAACGATATATAGTGGTTCGGCTATCGTCCTCGCATTGTCTACCACTCATCAAGTATTGAAAACCATTAGAAAATAATCACGATCTTCCACTTTTTGATAAGTTTGATTATAATATTTTGATTACAACAAACTATCATACGATAATTATCCCTATTGATGCAAACACTAAACTGCTAACAAAAAGTCAAGATCACTAAGGATCTTGATACAACAACCTTGCTACACAATAAATTTTGCTCCAAGTATTCATATGTGGCAATCAACTTGATTCCACTTATCTTTTGTCTAAGCGATTGTCATAGCCAAACGTTAATTGGACAACTCCCAACTTTGTCTACAATCAATTTTTCTCCAACGATATGACGACTTCTGCTCATTATTCTTTCGTTTTCATCTAATTTGCTCGTAAAAATCACATTATACGACTGTCATCAGACTGCAATGatacaaaaaatagaaaaaatttataCCACTTTAAAGAATCCTTAAATCAACTGCTTAACCGATAGTGAAACTAAATTTGTTTCACATATGTGACATTTCAATGAGCTTTATTTTAATATGACACGACTTTGTTTTATTTCTCATTGTCATTTTTCTCTTAACGACACAAACCATAATGCGAAGAGATTTTGGAGTTTTAGAAGAGAGTTAGAAACGATGTTGTTTCACCGTGGGAGCTCTTGCTACATTTTCCTCGTGGACTCTTGAATACGATCTTTTCCTCAAGAAAATTGTTGACATTTTTCttcgtttattttctttttaggtTTTTAATGTATTTGAATTTGAGTGTTAATGCTTCATGTTTAATTTTTAAGATAAGCTTCATGGATTTTAATTTGAATCTTATTTCAAATGAATTTTAGTATCAATGACTCGTTGTAGTCTAAGGttgtttttctaagtttttatctCTATTTGAATGTtgatgttttgtgtttttttttttttttgggacaaACCAA includes:
- the LOC131629882 gene encoding F-box/FBD/LRR-repeat protein At1g13570-like gives rise to the protein MMTLLNKKASRSDLINDLPSNVVDAILANLTLRDQVRTSILSKNWRYMWTSVSQICIDECFFERFWHVDDRDRDRVVCKIITKVLMLHNGPIHKFTLFIPFDSCFKITVEYLNMWIPILSKKDIKYLELVNCDDAVPDEMPYIVLSCKELTYFEFGGFNLSVPPNFCSFKRLLELHLVCVRFESGALESLMSGCPILEKLSIEQCTGCDSLVISSPSLKVFELELRDDMKSISLKRAKNLIDFTLNAQQNNLSGSIKGLPKLKSLSLFGMEKIPLADIIPPTLLTSSLSSLEYLKLSDMNLNEKGELLYFVSVLKSAPRLIELDIQNYNMVDTAQVSDLSEELKCRSCCCLKLQTVNIYMEANSQHVMSLIKFILANSTLLKTLTLDCSYNKLKADMLFRISQDLLLMERASPRAQVKFHPSSSTYSLFE